One window of Alistipes sp. ZOR0009 genomic DNA carries:
- the pnuC gene encoding nicotinamide riboside transporter PnuC yields the protein MVSWIAENYVEVVGAALGLIFLYLEIKEKVWLWPVGLLSSIFYVVIFFEAKFYADMGLQVYYVVISIYGWYRWWRGAGGHSHNNLPIVNLKFGLGVKLLAINTALFFGIAEILRRFTDSPIPYWDAFTTSLSIIATWMLAKKIIEQWWIWVIANFVSTCLFVWRGLYPSVVLFFFYTVMAFVGYYSWRKTLRVQKKDAEQC from the coding sequence ATGGTTAGTTGGATTGCTGAAAACTATGTGGAAGTTGTTGGTGCAGCCTTGGGGCTCATTTTTCTTTATCTGGAGATAAAGGAAAAGGTGTGGCTTTGGCCAGTGGGGTTGCTTTCGTCTATTTTTTATGTGGTAATCTTCTTCGAGGCAAAGTTTTATGCTGATATGGGATTACAGGTGTACTACGTTGTTATTAGTATTTATGGTTGGTATCGGTGGTGGCGAGGAGCTGGAGGTCATTCTCATAATAACCTGCCAATAGTTAATCTGAAATTTGGACTTGGGGTTAAGCTATTAGCCATAAACACCGCTTTATTCTTCGGAATTGCAGAAATCCTTAGGCGATTTACCGATTCTCCAATTCCCTATTGGGATGCGTTTACTACCTCTTTAAGCATTATTGCAACTTGGATGCTGGCAAAAAAAATCATTGAGCAGTGGTGGATTTGGGTAATTGCTAACTTTGTCTCGACGTGCTTATTTGTATGGAGGGGCTTATACCCATCGGTGGTGCTTTTCTTCTTTTACACGGTTATGGCGTTTGTAGGCTACTACTCGTGGCGTAAAACGTTACGCGTACAAAAAAAAGATGCTGAACAATGTTAA
- a CDS encoding thiamine diphosphokinase has product MLNSDVTVILADGEFPSHPTALNILRFCSRVICCDGAAAKLVASGIRNPDFVVGDLDSIDQNLVEELNGKVVHFETQDTNDLTKAFEFAIDSGYQDIVILGATGLREDHTLGNISLLMNYAERANVRMYTNYGFFVALRSSSRIESEKGQQVSVFSFTPDVPISYQGLKWDITNRPLKMWWEGTLNESLGDYFTIEFENAKVVVYLAYMDVKK; this is encoded by the coding sequence ATGTTAAATTCTGATGTTACGGTGATTTTGGCCGATGGTGAGTTTCCTTCTCATCCAACGGCGCTTAATATTCTTCGCTTTTGTAGCAGAGTTATTTGCTGCGACGGGGCGGCTGCAAAGCTTGTTGCTAGCGGCATTCGGAACCCAGACTTTGTGGTTGGCGATTTAGATTCGATTGATCAAAACTTGGTTGAGGAGTTGAATGGTAAGGTTGTCCATTTTGAGACACAAGACACCAACGACCTAACGAAAGCGTTTGAATTTGCAATTGATAGCGGATATCAGGATATCGTTATTCTTGGAGCAACGGGATTGAGGGAAGATCATACCTTAGGCAATATCTCTTTGCTGATGAATTATGCTGAAAGGGCGAACGTTCGGATGTATACCAACTATGGTTTTTTTGTTGCGTTACGTAGTTCTTCTCGGATAGAAAGTGAAAAAGGACAGCAGGTGTCTGTGTTTTCGTTTACCCCCGATGTGCCAATATCCTATCAAGGGCTGAAATGGGATATTACCAATCGTCCGTTAAAAATGTGGTGGGAGGGTACTTTAAATGAATCTCTCGGCGACTATTTTACCATCGAGTTCGAAAATGCAAAGGTGGTTGTTTATCTTGCCTACATGGATGTGAAAAAATAA
- the panB gene encoding 3-methyl-2-oxobutanoate hydroxymethyltransferase: MSVESNVRVVTTHRLAEMKAKGEKIAMLTAYDYSMARILDAAGIDVLLVGDSASNVMAGHKSTLPITLDQMIYHAQSVVRAVKRALVVVDLPFGTYQGNSKEALASAIRIMKESEADAVKLEGGAEVIESVQRILSAGIPVMGHLGLTPQSIHKFGTYTVRAKEQAEAEKLVQDAHLLEVAGCFAVVLEKIPASLGTRVASELKIPIIGIGAGNGVDGQVLVSHDMMGITHEFSPRFLRRYLNLYDEMKEAVEMYVKDVKSSDFPNDKEQY, from the coding sequence ATGTCTGTAGAAAGCAACGTAAGGGTGGTTACCACTCATCGCCTTGCCGAAATGAAGGCAAAAGGCGAAAAGATCGCAATGTTAACCGCATACGATTACTCTATGGCTCGCATTCTTGATGCAGCAGGTATCGATGTGCTTTTAGTTGGAGATTCTGCGTCAAACGTAATGGCTGGGCACAAGTCTACGTTGCCAATTACGCTTGATCAAATGATATACCATGCGCAGTCGGTTGTTCGCGCCGTAAAGCGTGCCCTCGTAGTTGTCGACCTTCCATTTGGAACGTATCAAGGTAACTCAAAAGAGGCATTGGCGTCGGCCATTCGAATAATGAAGGAGAGCGAGGCTGATGCAGTAAAGCTTGAAGGCGGGGCTGAAGTTATAGAATCTGTACAGCGTATTCTATCTGCAGGGATTCCTGTGATGGGGCACTTGGGGCTTACACCTCAGTCTATTCATAAGTTTGGGACTTATACCGTTCGAGCTAAAGAGCAAGCAGAAGCAGAGAAGTTAGTGCAAGACGCACATCTACTAGAGGTGGCAGGCTGTTTTGCGGTTGTTCTCGAAAAGATTCCGGCTTCGTTGGGAACCAGAGTTGCCAGCGAGCTCAAAATTCCAATTATAGGAATTGGAGCCGGGAACGGTGTCGATGGGCAGGTGCTTGTTTCTCATGATATGATGGGAATAACGCATGAGTTCTCACCTCGTTTCCTTCGTCGCTACCTTAATTTGTACGACGAAATGAAGGAGGCCGTGGAGATGTACGTAAAAGATGTAAAAAGTTCAGATTTCCCTAACGATAAGGAGCAATATTAG
- a CDS encoding RluA family pseudouridine synthase produces the protein MAFNPNNIIYEDNHILAYNKQVGDIVQGDKTGDQPLSEIIKVFIKERDAKPGNVFLGVTHRIDRPTTGVVIFAKTSKALERMNALFRDGGVAKTYWAIVKSRPEKNEDLLVNYLVRNEKQNKSYAYDEPKKDSKEAKLRYKVVAQSDNYSLLEVALMTGRHHQIRTQLSKIGSPIKGDLKYGFSRSNPDGGICLHARKVEFVHPVKKERLVIEAPVPDDALWKYFEKILWKEG, from the coding sequence ATGGCTTTCAATCCAAATAACATAATCTACGAGGACAATCATATCCTTGCTTACAATAAGCAGGTCGGAGATATCGTTCAGGGCGATAAAACAGGAGACCAGCCTTTGTCCGAAATTATTAAGGTATTTATAAAGGAGCGCGACGCTAAGCCTGGTAATGTTTTTTTGGGAGTTACCCATCGAATTGATAGGCCAACAACAGGTGTCGTTATTTTTGCCAAAACAAGTAAGGCTCTGGAGCGTATGAATGCGCTTTTTCGCGACGGCGGAGTTGCTAAAACGTATTGGGCAATTGTGAAAAGCAGGCCTGAAAAGAATGAGGATTTGCTGGTTAACTATCTTGTTCGCAACGAAAAACAGAATAAAAGTTATGCTTATGATGAGCCTAAAAAGGATTCGAAGGAGGCAAAACTTAGGTATAAGGTTGTTGCTCAAAGCGATAACTACTCATTGCTCGAAGTGGCACTAATGACAGGGCGGCATCATCAGATTCGCACTCAGCTATCTAAGATTGGGTCGCCAATAAAAGGTGACCTAAAATATGGGTTTTCACGCTCAAATCCTGATGGAGGCATCTGCTTGCATGCTCGTAAGGTGGAGTTTGTGCATCCAGTAAAAAAGGAACGACTGGTTATTGAAGCCCCAGTTCCAGATGATGCATTGTGGAAGTATTTTGAAAAAATACTATGGAAGGAAGGGTAG
- the hutI gene encoding imidazolonepropionase, producing the protein MKLLVKNIKKLVQVEDLPKRWVAGKDMQTLPCVDNAYLLIRDGLIADFGPMEFCPTGTDAEEVDATGRMVFPSFCDSHTHIIYAGSREIEYIDKIRGLSYEEIAKRGGGILNSAQRLREASEDELFEAAMERVNEIISLGTGAVEIKSGYGLSTDSELKMLRVAQRIKRESPITVKTTFLGAHAVPAEYKGRQSEYVDLIINEMIPAVAAENLADFIDVFCDKGFFTVEETERMMEAGAKYGMRPKIHANELALSGGIQAGVRYSALSVDHLEFTEKDEMESLLSSTTMPTVLPGAAFFLEMEYPPVRKMMEAGLPVALASDYNPGSSPSGDMKFILSLACVKMKMLPEEAINAATINSAYAMGLSETHGSISRGKIANFFITKPIPSYEYMPYAYTQKLVDEVYLHGEKVCNK; encoded by the coding sequence ATGAAACTGTTAGTAAAGAATATAAAGAAGCTTGTACAGGTTGAGGATTTACCTAAACGTTGGGTGGCAGGCAAGGATATGCAAACACTTCCATGTGTTGATAATGCCTATCTTCTTATTAGAGATGGCTTAATTGCGGATTTTGGACCAATGGAGTTTTGTCCAACAGGTACAGATGCAGAAGAAGTTGATGCTACCGGGCGTATGGTTTTTCCATCATTTTGCGATTCGCATACCCATATAATATATGCCGGAAGCCGAGAAATTGAGTATATAGATAAGATAAGAGGTCTTTCTTACGAAGAAATTGCGAAGCGTGGAGGCGGTATTTTAAACTCGGCTCAACGACTTCGTGAAGCTTCGGAAGATGAACTTTTTGAAGCAGCAATGGAGCGCGTTAATGAGATTATATCGTTGGGAACTGGTGCTGTCGAGATTAAAAGCGGTTATGGCTTAAGTACGGATTCCGAACTAAAAATGCTTCGAGTGGCTCAACGTATAAAAAGAGAATCGCCTATTACTGTTAAAACAACTTTTTTAGGGGCACATGCTGTGCCTGCAGAGTATAAAGGCCGCCAGTCTGAGTATGTTGATTTAATTATTAACGAAATGATACCTGCTGTTGCTGCAGAGAACTTGGCCGATTTTATTGATGTTTTCTGTGATAAAGGCTTTTTTACCGTAGAAGAAACGGAAAGGATGATGGAGGCGGGTGCTAAATATGGTATGCGCCCTAAAATTCATGCCAATGAGCTGGCTCTTTCTGGTGGTATTCAGGCAGGAGTAAGGTATTCTGCTCTTTCTGTAGATCATTTAGAGTTCACAGAAAAAGATGAAATGGAATCGCTGCTTAGCTCAACGACCATGCCAACGGTGCTGCCAGGCGCTGCATTTTTCTTAGAGATGGAGTATCCGCCTGTAAGAAAAATGATGGAGGCAGGATTACCCGTAGCTCTGGCTTCTGACTATAATCCAGGCTCATCCCCATCTGGTGATATGAAATTTATTTTGAGTTTGGCCTGCGTAAAAATGAAAATGCTTCCCGAAGAGGCAATTAATGCAGCAACAATAAACTCTGCATATGCTATGGGGCTAAGCGAAACCCATGGTTCTATTTCTAGAGGAAAAATTGCAAACTTTTTTATTACAAAGCCAATTCCTTCGTACGAATATATGCCATATGCTTACACGCAAAAGTTGGTGGATGAGGTATATTTGCATGGCGAAAAAGTATGTAATAAGTAA
- a CDS encoding DUF4197 domain-containing protein, whose product MRVKLIVWVLLFAMTGTAHGQLLKKLKKTAKTITSTTANGSSSALSNADYVKGLKEALNIAANNSAVTASTIDGFNKNVDIRIPFPQDAIVVKNYAVKMGLKPQVDVFEEKLNRAAELAAKKAAPIFLSAIQSMSITDATGIAMGEKNAATQYLRKTSGVELSNQFKPIVAEALASVSIAKYWKPLADSYNKVSLFIGKEQVNANLEEYVTSKAVDGLFLLVEKEEANIRKEPVKYGSDLLKKIFTTK is encoded by the coding sequence ATGAGAGTTAAATTGATTGTTTGGGTGTTGTTGTTCGCGATGACGGGTACTGCTCATGGGCAGCTGTTGAAGAAGTTGAAAAAAACAGCAAAAACCATAACATCAACTACTGCTAATGGGTCCTCTTCTGCTCTTTCCAATGCCGATTATGTAAAAGGGTTGAAGGAGGCCTTGAATATTGCTGCGAATAATTCTGCGGTTACCGCATCGACCATTGATGGATTTAATAAAAATGTGGATATAAGAATTCCTTTTCCTCAAGATGCAATTGTTGTGAAAAACTATGCAGTTAAGATGGGGCTAAAGCCTCAGGTTGATGTTTTTGAGGAAAAGTTAAATAGGGCGGCAGAACTTGCAGCAAAAAAGGCTGCTCCGATTTTCTTAAGTGCAATTCAGAGTATGAGTATCACTGATGCTACTGGTATTGCAATGGGAGAGAAAAATGCTGCAACGCAGTATTTGAGGAAGACATCGGGCGTCGAGCTAAGTAATCAGTTTAAGCCAATTGTTGCAGAGGCATTGGCTAGCGTTTCAATTGCAAAATATTGGAAACCTTTGGCTGACTCCTATAATAAGGTATCTCTTTTTATAGGGAAAGAGCAGGTTAATGCTAACTTGGAGGAGTATGTCACTAGCAAGGCGGTAGATGGACTGTTTCTTCTTGTAGAAAAGGAGGAGGCTAATATAAGGAAGGAGCCAGTTAAGTATGGTTCCGATTTGCTAAAAAAAATATTTACAACAAAATAA
- the ftcD gene encoding glutamate formimidoyltransferase, giving the protein MEQRLIECVPNFSEGNDMAIIKQITDQIESVDGVKLLDVDPGKATNRTVVTFVGTPEEVCEAAFRATKKAKELIDMSKHHGAHPRFGATDVLPLIPVANITMEEVVAYAHKLAKRIGDELDYPVYCYENAAFDEKRRNLAYCRSGEYEALPEKLTKPEWKPDFGPAKFVAETGAIAVGARNFLIAVNFNLNTTSTRRANAVAFDVREKGRPVREGNPVTGKKKLDENGKEIWTPGTLKGTKAIGWFIDEYGVAQVSMNITDINQTPLHVAFEEVKRKADARGLRVTGTEIVGLVPASVIMDAGKYFLAKQQRSAGIADEEIIKIAIKSMGLDELYPFEPNKKIVEEMIKDEKKQLIDLTVTGFAIETASESPAPGGGSIAAYMGALGAALGTMVANLSAHKPGWDDRWEEYSKVAEQGKSYMDQLLRMVDEDTNAFNKIMDALSLPKKTDEEKNARKKAIQDATRYATEVPYKTMLLCYDSMQVMLEMAKKGNPNSVSDAGVGALAARSGVYGAYLNVCINAKGLEDQKFASEILENANGLLTKTICLEQEILRIVMEIINK; this is encoded by the coding sequence ATGGAACAAAGGTTAATAGAATGCGTTCCCAACTTCTCAGAAGGGAATGATATGGCTATAATTAAGCAGATTACTGATCAAATCGAATCTGTTGATGGCGTTAAATTGTTGGACGTAGATCCAGGAAAAGCAACTAACCGTACGGTAGTTACCTTTGTTGGAACTCCAGAAGAGGTTTGCGAGGCAGCTTTTCGTGCCACCAAAAAGGCGAAAGAACTTATTGATATGAGCAAGCATCATGGTGCTCACCCTCGTTTTGGTGCTACGGATGTACTGCCACTAATTCCGGTTGCAAACATTACAATGGAAGAGGTCGTTGCTTATGCTCATAAGTTGGCTAAGCGTATTGGAGACGAACTTGATTACCCCGTTTATTGTTACGAAAATGCAGCGTTTGATGAAAAACGTCGTAATCTGGCGTATTGTCGTAGTGGAGAGTATGAAGCGCTTCCTGAAAAATTGACAAAACCAGAATGGAAACCCGATTTTGGTCCTGCTAAGTTTGTTGCTGAAACTGGTGCGATTGCAGTTGGTGCTCGTAACTTCTTGATTGCTGTAAATTTCAACTTAAATACGACATCTACACGTCGCGCAAATGCGGTCGCTTTTGATGTGCGTGAAAAGGGGCGTCCTGTAAGAGAAGGGAACCCTGTTACAGGTAAGAAAAAGTTAGATGAGAATGGAAAAGAAATATGGACCCCAGGTACTCTAAAAGGAACCAAGGCTATTGGTTGGTTTATCGACGAGTATGGAGTTGCTCAGGTTTCAATGAATATTACAGACATTAACCAAACGCCTTTACATGTTGCTTTCGAAGAAGTTAAAAGGAAAGCAGATGCACGTGGTTTGAGGGTTACTGGAACTGAAATTGTTGGTCTAGTTCCTGCTAGCGTGATTATGGATGCTGGGAAATACTTTCTTGCTAAGCAGCAACGCTCTGCTGGTATTGCAGATGAAGAGATAATAAAGATTGCCATAAAATCGATGGGGCTTGATGAACTTTATCCTTTTGAACCTAACAAAAAAATTGTAGAGGAAATGATAAAGGATGAAAAGAAGCAGCTAATTGATCTAACAGTGACAGGCTTTGCGATCGAGACTGCTTCTGAATCGCCTGCACCTGGTGGCGGATCTATTGCGGCTTACATGGGGGCTCTAGGTGCAGCATTAGGAACTATGGTTGCCAACCTTTCTGCTCACAAACCAGGCTGGGACGACCGATGGGAGGAATACTCAAAGGTAGCAGAGCAGGGGAAATCCTATATGGATCAACTTTTAAGGATGGTTGATGAAGACACCAACGCATTCAACAAAATTATGGATGCTCTGTCTTTGCCCAAGAAGACTGATGAGGAAAAAAATGCAAGAAAGAAGGCTATCCAAGATGCCACAAGGTATGCGACAGAAGTGCCCTATAAGACGATGCTACTTTGCTATGATTCTATGCAGGTTATGTTAGAAATGGCAAAAAAAGGAAATCCAAATTCGGTTTCAGACGCAGGAGTTGGAGCATTAGCCGCTCGTAGCGGAGTATATGGTGCTTATCTTAACGTTTGTATTAATGCCAAAGGTTTGGAAGATCAAAAGTTCGCTAGCGAAATTCTTGAAAATGCCAATGGTTTACTAACAAAAACGATTTGTCTAGAACAAGAGATCCTTCGGATTGTAATGGAAATAATCAATAAGTAG
- a CDS encoding SusC/RagA family TonB-linked outer membrane protein, translated as MKRIKLLLLSAFVCLGLSNALAQTKVAGLVTSSEDGQPIPGVTIIVKGISGVGTTTNIDGKYSISVPASGKTLVFSYIGFVTQEIALQGKTAVNVVLIPDSKKLDEVVVTAMGIKMSKDKTGTSVTSVKSDKLDRTGETGVIQSLSGKSSGLQIVRSSGEPGAGAYMQIRGQNTITGNIQPLVIVDGVPVTSGEQGGGAIDGVTQQSRLNDINANDIESVEVLKGASAAAVWGTRAANGVIIITTKSGKSQKSKPVVDFYASLTLDKINVEWDKQDKFGQGKDGKWNPSKGESWGDKIAARAGGEDIVNKTGEYFLTPDGTKIYPIVTKQSKNTYNNVNRDQVFQNGIAKEFGASVSMGDETGSAFISIANLNQEGVIKSSDYDRTNVRFNLKKNLSSTIKAKLNTYYTKVKSNRIQKGSNPDGLYLGYLRTSPDFDNTYYKGTYVNSNGLLFLNSQRSYRNYLGSAAPAYNNPGWTINEQLNNSTVDRFLINPELNIDIFKNLTLTARYGLDISLDKRETFFPKNSASERQSGYYSEDHLFTKEQTAEVFLRGFRQFSKDFALTTILGGQLNDRYYNTITGEYSNYINYLDPRKFIYDQATSDSKNPYNYLSHKKMLGGYLVINADIFDQVFAEFTTRIERSNSYDGTLFYPSGSLAWQFTKFTGTNKVLSFGKLRVSYGTVGIEPPLYITSDDYLAGYVESGWGEKLNSTYFGGHFRRSGVRGNPNIKPEKKQEVEFGTDLRFLNDRISLSGSLYFNKTTDVIFSIDKPASSGYSSVISNAGEITNKGIELDINGDLLKTNDLTLNIMANWSTNKNKVKLAGGVQSVFLDGFTGTSSRAVDGEPLGTLWGGKWARNDNGSLKLDSKGFPYAAEKEGILGDPNPDWRGGIGARLNYKGLTFSFLFERSQGGDMWAGTYGVLNHFGINPETANEVTLSKDVVNAIGNVVPKGSTVRGNLVNFGAGEVLLDQNWYQTNGGGFGPVAEQFVVDATWTRLREVSLSYALPSKLLSKIKVRSVELGVVGRNLFLWTDFKGVDPETNLTGTTNGRGLDYFNNPGTKAFVFSVKLGF; from the coding sequence ATGAAACGAATAAAGCTGCTATTGCTGTCGGCTTTCGTTTGTCTTGGGCTATCCAATGCTTTGGCCCAAACGAAAGTTGCAGGACTGGTTACAAGTTCTGAAGATGGTCAACCAATTCCAGGTGTGACTATAATCGTAAAAGGTATTTCAGGTGTTGGTACTACCACTAATATTGATGGTAAGTACTCCATTAGTGTTCCTGCTTCAGGAAAAACTCTTGTGTTTAGTTATATAGGCTTTGTAACACAGGAGATTGCTTTACAAGGGAAAACAGCTGTAAATGTTGTTTTAATTCCAGATTCAAAAAAATTGGATGAGGTTGTTGTAACCGCAATGGGGATTAAAATGAGTAAAGATAAGACTGGAACTTCTGTTACTTCTGTAAAATCAGACAAATTGGATAGAACGGGCGAAACGGGAGTAATTCAAAGTCTTTCTGGTAAATCTTCAGGGTTGCAAATTGTTCGCAGTTCTGGAGAACCTGGTGCTGGTGCTTACATGCAAATCAGAGGGCAAAATACAATTACAGGGAATATACAGCCTTTAGTGATTGTTGATGGAGTACCTGTTACTTCAGGAGAACAAGGCGGAGGTGCTATAGATGGAGTTACTCAGCAATCGAGGCTAAATGATATAAATGCAAATGATATTGAATCAGTAGAAGTGCTAAAAGGGGCTTCGGCTGCCGCTGTTTGGGGAACAAGAGCGGCAAATGGAGTTATCATCATAACTACTAAGAGTGGTAAAAGCCAAAAATCGAAACCAGTCGTAGATTTTTACGCCAGTCTAACGCTTGATAAGATCAATGTTGAATGGGATAAGCAGGATAAGTTTGGTCAAGGGAAAGATGGAAAATGGAATCCTTCAAAAGGTGAGAGTTGGGGTGATAAAATTGCTGCACGAGCAGGAGGAGAAGATATCGTAAATAAAACAGGAGAGTATTTTTTGACACCTGATGGAACTAAAATTTATCCGATTGTTACAAAACAATCAAAAAATACTTACAACAATGTAAATAGAGATCAGGTTTTTCAGAATGGTATTGCAAAAGAATTTGGGGCTTCTGTTTCTATGGGAGATGAAACTGGCTCTGCATTTATTAGTATCGCCAATTTAAATCAGGAAGGTGTTATAAAGTCTTCAGATTATGACAGAACAAATGTTCGTTTTAACTTAAAGAAGAATTTGAGTAGCACAATAAAGGCAAAATTAAATACCTATTATACAAAGGTAAAGAGTAATCGAATACAAAAAGGTTCAAACCCAGATGGGCTATATCTTGGATACTTACGCACGTCTCCTGATTTTGATAATACCTATTATAAAGGAACGTATGTGAATAGTAATGGATTATTGTTTCTAAATAGTCAGCGTTCCTATCGAAATTATCTGGGATCAGCGGCTCCTGCATACAATAATCCAGGTTGGACAATTAATGAACAGTTGAATAATTCAACAGTTGATCGATTTTTAATTAACCCAGAATTGAATATAGATATTTTTAAAAATTTAACATTAACCGCAAGGTATGGGCTTGATATATCTTTAGATAAGCGTGAAACTTTTTTCCCAAAGAACTCGGCCTCTGAACGTCAGTCTGGGTATTATTCTGAAGACCATTTATTTACAAAGGAACAGACTGCGGAGGTTTTTTTGAGAGGGTTTAGGCAGTTCTCTAAAGACTTTGCTTTGACGACAATTTTGGGAGGACAGTTGAATGATAGATACTACAATACAATAACTGGTGAATATTCAAATTATATAAACTACTTAGATCCTAGAAAATTTATTTATGATCAAGCAACAAGTGACTCGAAAAATCCATATAACTATTTATCTCACAAAAAAATGTTAGGGGGATATTTGGTTATAAATGCAGATATATTCGATCAAGTATTTGCGGAGTTTACAACTAGGATTGAGAGATCTAACTCTTACGATGGAACTTTATTTTATCCATCAGGATCTTTAGCATGGCAATTCACCAAATTTACAGGTACTAATAAGGTGCTTTCATTTGGGAAATTGAGGGTGTCCTATGGAACTGTTGGTATTGAACCTCCTTTATATATAACATCTGACGATTATTTGGCCGGTTATGTAGAATCTGGATGGGGTGAAAAGTTGAACTCGACATATTTTGGAGGACACTTTAGAAGAAGTGGTGTCAGAGGTAATCCTAATATTAAGCCAGAAAAAAAGCAAGAAGTTGAATTCGGGACTGATTTAAGATTTTTGAATGATCGCATTTCTTTAAGTGGTTCGCTTTATTTCAATAAGACAACGGATGTAATATTTTCTATAGACAAACCAGCTTCTAGTGGTTATAGTAGTGTAATTTCTAATGCAGGGGAGATTACCAATAAGGGGATAGAGTTGGATATAAATGGAGATCTTCTTAAAACTAATGATTTAACATTAAACATAATGGCTAACTGGTCCACCAACAAAAATAAAGTTAAGTTGGCAGGAGGTGTTCAATCTGTTTTCTTGGATGGATTTACAGGAACTTCTTCTAGGGCAGTAGATGGAGAGCCATTAGGAACTTTGTGGGGCGGAAAATGGGCTAGAAATGACAATGGAAGTTTAAAGTTGGATTCTAAAGGTTTCCCATATGCTGCAGAGAAGGAAGGAATACTTGGCGATCCTAATCCTGATTGGAGAGGTGGCATTGGCGCAAGATTAAACTACAAGGGGTTAACTTTTAGTTTCTTATTTGAGCGGTCTCAAGGCGGAGATATGTGGGCTGGAACTTATGGCGTGTTGAATCACTTTGGGATAAACCCAGAAACCGCAAATGAGGTTACTTTGAGCAAGGATGTTGTTAATGCAATTGGTAATGTAGTGCCGAAAGGAAGTACTGTTCGTGGTAACTTAGTCAATTTTGGAGCAGGCGAAGTTCTTTTGGATCAAAATTGGTATCAGACAAACGGAGGTGGTTTTGGGCCTGTTGCTGAACAATTTGTTGTTGATGCAACATGGACTCGTTTGCGAGAAGTTAGCCTCTCCTATGCACTGCCATCTAAGTTGCTTAGTAAAATAAAGGTAAGGAGTGTAGAGTTAGGAGTTGTAGGACGTAACTTGTTCTTATGGACAGATTTTAAAGGTGTTGACCCTGAAACTAATTTAACAGGTACAACAAACGGACGTGGGCTTGATTATTTTAACAATCCAGGCACTAAAGCTTTCGTATTTTCTGTAAAACTTGGTTTTTAA